One genomic region from Rhodococcus sp. SBT000017 encodes:
- a CDS encoding FAD-dependent monooxygenase: MAPIEVVVAGGGLGGLTAALSLRHRGIQVTVLEAAAELGEVGAGIQTAPNASRILIALGMREKLEAIKTEPMDQVRRRWENGKVIALTALGEYCKKTFNAPYWHYHRADLHSAIHAQCLDPDGPGPVVVFETDAKVVEVDRTNPMRPVAVTGAGRRYESDLLIGADGIRSTVRDLIGLPDTLVFSGEMAYRALIPGDRIVKDPATRWLVDRYQSTIWYGPDRHLVHYMIRNGEYLNVVALAPCTDEVRDGGPRLVGPEELMATFPDWDDRAHAMLSKADENVLCQALYYRRPDPRWTDGRVALLGDACHAMLPYQAQGASQAMEDAAVLAEELAKVTSSGIDDALARYVFRRARHARMVQDASLQNKTFYHIPDGPEQQKRDATLASFDGESDISYDWLWSGTPLDDSDDEKFHYSFVR; the protein is encoded by the coding sequence ATGGCACCGATCGAAGTGGTCGTCGCAGGCGGCGGTCTGGGCGGGCTGACCGCGGCGCTCTCGCTGCGACACAGAGGAATCCAGGTGACGGTACTCGAAGCCGCCGCCGAACTCGGCGAGGTCGGTGCCGGCATCCAGACCGCACCGAACGCGAGCCGCATCCTGATAGCCCTCGGTATGCGCGAGAAGCTCGAAGCGATCAAGACCGAACCGATGGACCAGGTGCGTAGGCGCTGGGAGAACGGCAAGGTCATCGCGCTCACCGCGCTCGGCGAATACTGCAAGAAGACCTTCAACGCGCCGTATTGGCACTACCACCGTGCGGACCTGCACTCCGCCATCCATGCACAGTGCCTCGACCCCGACGGCCCGGGCCCGGTCGTGGTGTTCGAGACCGACGCGAAGGTCGTCGAGGTCGACCGCACCAATCCGATGCGGCCCGTCGCGGTGACCGGAGCAGGACGTCGATACGAATCGGATCTGCTCATCGGAGCCGACGGAATCCGCTCGACGGTACGCGATCTCATCGGCCTGCCCGACACGTTGGTGTTCTCCGGCGAAATGGCCTATCGCGCACTCATTCCGGGTGATCGCATCGTCAAGGACCCGGCGACCCGCTGGCTCGTCGACCGATACCAGAGCACCATCTGGTACGGACCCGACCGACACCTGGTGCACTACATGATCCGAAACGGCGAATACCTCAATGTCGTTGCGCTGGCACCGTGTACCGACGAGGTCCGCGACGGTGGACCACGGCTCGTCGGGCCCGAGGAACTGATGGCGACGTTCCCCGACTGGGACGACCGCGCCCACGCGATGCTGTCCAAGGCCGACGAGAACGTGCTGTGCCAGGCGCTCTACTACCGCAGGCCCGACCCGCGTTGGACCGACGGCCGCGTAGCGCTGCTGGGCGATGCCTGCCACGCCATGCTGCCGTACCAGGCGCAAGGTGCCTCGCAGGCCATGGAAGATGCCGCCGTGCTGGCCGAGGAACTCGCGAAGGTGACCTCGAGCGGAATCGACGACGCGTTGGCGCGCTACGTCTTTCGCCGGGCCCGGCACGCACGGATGGTGCAGGACGCGAGCCTGCAGAACAAGACCTTCTACCACATACCCGATGGACCCGAGCAGCAGAAGCGGGACGCGACACTGGCGTCGTTCGATGGGGAGTCCGACATCTCGTACGACTGGCTGTGGAGCGGTACCCCGCTCGACGACAGCGACGACGAGAAATTCCATTACTCGTTCGTCCGATGA
- a CDS encoding flavin reductase family protein produces the protein MTSQVGDSLELTDRTRHDIDSMSSGDVYKLLSCAVQPRPIAWISTVSGDGVRNLAPFSFFNVASRNPATLMISIGERIGFPGELKDTLVNIRETGEFVVNIPSADTVDAVTASCATVDTEVDEFELSHMTAVPSVSVAAPSVLESLVSLECRTMQEIALGTDTLVLGTVTAVTSRPGLLTADLHVDTLEHRFLGRLAGPFYTTDMNRVAQ, from the coding sequence ATGACTTCCCAGGTAGGCGACTCTCTGGAGCTCACGGATCGCACCCGCCACGACATCGACTCGATGTCGTCGGGGGATGTGTACAAACTGCTGTCCTGTGCAGTGCAGCCTCGTCCGATCGCATGGATCTCGACCGTTTCCGGCGACGGCGTCCGCAACCTCGCACCGTTCAGCTTCTTCAACGTCGCCTCGCGCAATCCGGCGACGCTGATGATCTCCATCGGTGAACGCATCGGGTTCCCAGGAGAGCTGAAGGACACGCTGGTCAACATTCGCGAGACCGGCGAATTCGTCGTCAACATTCCGTCCGCCGACACCGTGGACGCGGTGACAGCGAGTTGCGCCACCGTCGACACGGAGGTCGACGAATTCGAGCTCTCGCACATGACCGCGGTGCCGTCGGTGTCGGTCGCGGCCCCGTCGGTGCTCGAATCCCTGGTGTCTCTCGAATGCCGCACCATGCAGGAAATCGCACTCGGCACGGACACTCTGGTGTTGGGGACCGTGACGGCGGTGACCAGCAGGCCCGGCCTGCTCACCGCCGACCTGCACGTCGATACTCTCGAACACCGTTTCCTGGGCCGGCTGGCGGGCCCGTTCTACACCACCGACATGAATCGGGTGGCGCAGTGA
- a CDS encoding MFS transporter, with amino-acid sequence MTTSDHNTAPEAAMKTGDQVVQELPWKWGVQGKIFIIGGLGYMFDAWDVALNGFLTPLLGSYWDLSQAERGLVATGNLIGMAVGAVVWGTIADRVGRKRAFSLTLLIFALFSVLGAFAPNFEIFIILRFLAGFGLGGCIPVDYALVSEFSPRRIRGKILSAMDVWWPIGATICGVVATLLVPIDGDVRWRYMLLFMVLPALLLFWVRRGIPESPIYLAKVGREAEARAVIDDMVTRTGSEAVEYVIVADTAPKGPGGMKAALTQLKSVWRYSPRITAAAWMLFVSIMLLYYAALSWMPSILRAEGYGEFAAFAGTTLMTGVGIVGVLTSAFIVEIFGRKWVIGLSGPIAGSALVMFAVMLDIQSAALIWLGIFGFVIQLTIPVLYCYVSELYPTNIRASGFGYASSVSRVATGFAPLLFGSVMWPILGLPLTFGIVTAFVLFAVIWMAYFAPETKGRELDTLVDEPTEVVAGEARV; translated from the coding sequence ATGACGACCTCGGACCACAACACCGCGCCGGAGGCTGCGATGAAGACTGGTGATCAGGTAGTACAGGAACTCCCCTGGAAATGGGGTGTGCAGGGCAAGATCTTCATCATCGGCGGACTGGGTTACATGTTCGACGCCTGGGACGTGGCGCTGAACGGTTTCTTGACGCCGCTGCTCGGAAGTTACTGGGATCTGTCCCAGGCCGAGCGCGGGCTCGTCGCCACCGGCAACCTGATCGGCATGGCCGTCGGAGCCGTCGTGTGGGGAACGATCGCAGACAGGGTCGGGCGTAAGCGTGCATTCTCGTTGACGCTGTTGATCTTTGCGCTGTTCTCCGTCCTCGGTGCTTTCGCGCCGAACTTCGAGATCTTCATCATCCTGCGGTTCCTCGCAGGGTTCGGCCTCGGCGGCTGCATCCCGGTGGACTACGCGTTGGTCAGCGAATTCTCGCCCCGCCGCATTCGCGGCAAGATTCTGTCCGCGATGGACGTCTGGTGGCCGATCGGTGCCACCATCTGCGGCGTCGTGGCAACACTTCTGGTCCCGATCGACGGTGATGTTCGCTGGCGCTACATGCTGCTGTTCATGGTTCTGCCTGCGCTGCTGCTGTTCTGGGTCCGACGCGGCATCCCGGAGTCACCCATCTACCTCGCCAAGGTCGGGCGAGAAGCCGAGGCCCGCGCCGTCATCGACGACATGGTGACCCGCACCGGATCCGAGGCCGTCGAGTACGTCATCGTCGCCGACACCGCCCCGAAGGGACCGGGCGGCATGAAAGCTGCTCTCACACAGCTCAAGTCGGTCTGGCGCTACAGCCCGCGCATCACCGCCGCGGCCTGGATGCTGTTCGTGTCGATCATGCTGCTCTACTACGCAGCGCTGAGCTGGATGCCATCCATCCTCCGCGCCGAGGGCTACGGTGAGTTCGCAGCCTTCGCCGGTACGACGCTCATGACCGGAGTCGGCATCGTCGGTGTGCTCACCTCGGCGTTCATCGTGGAGATCTTCGGACGCAAATGGGTCATCGGGCTGTCCGGCCCGATTGCGGGTAGTGCGCTGGTCATGTTCGCCGTCATGCTCGACATTCAATCCGCTGCGCTGATCTGGCTCGGCATCTTCGGCTTCGTCATTCAGCTGACCATTCCGGTGCTCTACTGCTACGTCTCGGAGCTGTATCCCACCAATATTCGCGCTTCGGGATTCGGCTACGCGTCCTCGGTGAGCCGGGTGGCCACGGGCTTCGCGCCACTGCTCTTCGGCTCCGTGATGTGGCCGATCCTGGGTCTTCCGTTGACCTTCGGCATCGTCACCGCGTTCGTGTTGTTCGCGGTGATCTGGATGGCGTACTTCGCACCGGAGACCAAGGGACGCGAACTCGACACCCTCGTCGACGAACCCACCGAGGTAGTCGCAGGCGAGGCTCGGGTCTGA
- a CDS encoding carbon-nitrogen hydrolase family protein gives MTASARLRGVDTESIVDTFDIAVVQTGSRIGAWQQNIDAVRAEVQSLAAGGSKLIVLPELFASGYDLDSIETMAESVPGRTSTALGALAAETDTVLVTAIAFRDADGVVFDSSLVVGPGGLIALGHKRFLWDREKSVFTPGAESGLLVSTPFGTIGVVICYEAGFPETVRDLVQRGADVIAVPSAFGHVRLHVWKLLTRSRALENGVVVAAAGLTGQTGDGPRFAGHSVIVGPQGRTIVEMDESVGSVSATVTRRELLDARDEVPYLKDLARLGGITDNDSTENPHERNRDVRSAIS, from the coding sequence GTGACGGCCTCGGCCCGTCTGCGCGGCGTCGACACCGAGTCGATTGTCGATACGTTCGATATCGCTGTGGTGCAGACCGGTTCGCGAATCGGGGCTTGGCAGCAGAACATCGACGCGGTGCGCGCGGAGGTGCAGTCTCTCGCCGCGGGCGGATCGAAGTTGATCGTTCTGCCCGAATTGTTCGCCAGCGGTTACGATCTCGACAGCATCGAAACGATGGCCGAGTCCGTACCCGGTCGAACGTCGACCGCGCTCGGAGCACTCGCCGCCGAAACCGACACGGTTCTGGTGACGGCCATCGCGTTTCGTGATGCCGACGGAGTCGTCTTCGACAGCTCGCTCGTCGTGGGTCCCGGCGGCCTGATCGCATTGGGACACAAGCGCTTTCTGTGGGACCGAGAGAAATCGGTGTTCACTCCCGGCGCGGAGAGCGGACTGCTGGTGAGCACTCCGTTCGGCACCATCGGCGTCGTGATCTGCTACGAGGCAGGGTTCCCCGAGACGGTCCGAGACCTCGTCCAGCGAGGAGCCGATGTGATCGCCGTACCGTCGGCCTTCGGACACGTCCGTTTGCACGTGTGGAAGCTGCTCACTCGCTCCCGAGCACTCGAGAACGGCGTCGTCGTCGCGGCCGCCGGACTCACCGGACAGACCGGCGACGGCCCACGGTTCGCGGGCCACAGCGTGATCGTCGGACCGCAGGGGCGCACCATCGTCGAGATGGACGAGAGCGTCGGATCGGTCTCGGCGACAGTGACTCGCCGTGAGTTGCTCGACGCACGCGACGAAGTGCCTTATCTGAAAGACCTTGCCCGCCTGGGCGGAATCACCGACAACGATTCAACCGAGAACCCTCACGAGAGGAACCGAGATGTTCGATCTGCGATCAGCTGA